The genomic stretch AACCTGCATATTGGTCATCAAATCCGGGCCAAGAATACCATCAGGAAAACCTGGAAAGTTCTCAACTTCGGTAGTTTTCATCAGCGCGCCACCGGCTTCAAGCTGGCCGGTGAAAACCAGTGGCTTGAGCTGAGCGCGGGCAGCGTAAATGGCGGCGGTATAACCAGCAGGTCCAGACCCGATAATAATGACCTCACGCAACGGCTGATCGGGTTCACTGGTTTGCAACTCAACATTTAGCTCAGTATTTAAGTTCAGTGCTTGAATCATTGAATCTCTCTCGTCTGACAGCCGCTAACTCAAGTGATTGTGCCACACTAGCTGATGCTTACGGAACACCGACGCTAATCAATACCAAGTATTATCTCTGGAGATTAACCCAGCGACATTTCTAATATTCCGGTGCGGAATTGTCCGTCCGCGATAGGGGGCAAATTAGTGAAATAAACCAATACCCACCTGGAAGTAATTTCCTCCTCCGAGTGCAATGTGACATCTGATCCGGCTTGTGGGACGGTAGCCACCACCCGCCACTGGTTAACCGAGTCCATTGGTGCAGTTTCGGTTCCAGGATTTTCTGCTGGCACCATTAACTGCACATCAGCAGGTGAGGTTTCTAACAGCAAATGCACGTCAGGTAGTTGAGTATCGCTACCAAGGTCAATCAGCAGGCCAGCACCAGGTTTAATATTTCCGAATTTCGAAGATCCGTAATACGTCCAAGTTTGCCAAGCCGTAGTTGAATCACCATCGGTGGCTAACGGCACCAGATCCTTCTGCTCATCATCATCACCGCCATCGGCTACAGGATCAAATACTCTGACGCTAGCGATAGTGGCAGTAGCCTCAGGGCTAGATGCCGTCTCAGGCTGGTTATGTTTCATATTTGCTGCTATTGCAACCCCGATAACTACTGCCAGGAAGATCACTAAAACAGCTAGCCAACGGCCAATCAACTTGGTGTTCCAAGATAACTCATCACCTTGGGAAGGATACTGTTGGTCAGGCTTATTCGGTGACTCGTTCTTGATATCGCCTATCGGCTCACTAAACTCTGGGTTTTCCAGCATTGCGGGTAAAACGGGAACCACTTCGGTTGCCATGTCGTCCTGTTTGCCAGATTGAATCTCGGTTACTTCGTCGAATTCACTGTGCTGGTCAGGCTTGAAATTGCGCATGCGCGATTCCAATTCCTCCATGGGCGTGTTGGGGCCAATAATCCGCTTCAAAGCGGCAGCTACCTCACCGCTGGTAGCAAAACTAACCTTTGCGTATTCGTGGATCAACAACATCATGGCGATCTTGTTTAATCCAACATGCGCGCTAGGACGTATCGACTGTGGATCAACCCAAGTCTGCTGACCGCCTGACCCTTTGAGGGGGGCAGCTGGCAAACCGCTCAAGCTGCGTTGTTCTTTTTCGGGATCTATCGGTAGGCATCCAGTCAAACATGCGTAAAGCAGTATTCCTAGTTGACGCAGATCAGTGTTTTGTTGATCTGACCATCCGGCTTGCGGATTATCCTGACTTATTGCCGCGTCCACCAAGAAACCAGTGATCTTGATATCTCCGCCTTCGGTAATGAACACGGAGTGAGGTCCAAGATGGCGATGAAATTTCCCGTTAGAGTGTGGAACCGACAGGGCTTCAGCTACTTGCTGGACGATATACGCCGATTCTGCATTGGTTAACGGTCCGTCCAAGAGTAATTGGGTCAAGGTCGACCCAGCCGGAAACTCGGTCGCTACGAAGGACAACAACTCTTGACCCTCAGCTTGTTTCGCGTCCAAAACTCGAATGAATCTAGGGTCTGGATTGGCAGCTGCTTGTCTGGCTGCCGCGAGAATGGTACCGGCTCTCGGATCTCCAGGACCCATCACATATAGCAGTACCGGTCGAGACAGGGAGGTGTCGATTGCCTGCCAAAGAAAAACACGAGCGCCATTTATTTCTTGGCCACGTTCGGTGAGAGCTTCAACCAATTCATATCTGGCGCCAAGCATCTGCCCTGGGGTAGGTCGCCAAAACTGGTTATCACTCAGCACAGCCAACCTCCTAAAGTGCCCGCCGGGCGCGTTTCGGTTTCGTCTCGCTAGCTTCTGGAACTGAGTCGTACAACCAAGTTAAATCATCCATATCTTGTGTAGCTCGCCTGGCTCTTGCCTCAGGAACAGAAACGATCATTGTCATCTCGACGTCTGATTCTGCTGCTTGGGTATCTAGATCTTCGATTTGCGGCGTAGATTCTTCGGCTTCCGCGTTTTGCGTAGTCTCTTCAATATGGTCTGCCCCAGTATCCGATTCAGCATTTCGAACTGTTTCAATAATGGCGGCGGCTAGACCTGAAACCCCGGCTATTGATAAGACGATTCGAGTGGCAGTAACTCGGCCACCAAGCAAATCGAATATTCCAAAACCAGCAACTAACGCGAAAATCCCTACCACCGTCAGTGAAATCCATTGCGAGGCAGTGATTATTGGGTGGGTGCGTCCCGCCCCAGAAATCAACGCTTTAAGATGCCAAGCAGTCAGCGAGCCGCCGCAGATGATAGCCACCACAGCCACCACTTTCGACGCCTGGCCGTAGCTAGCCATAGCTATGCCAGAAATCAAAATGATTAGGGAACTTGCCACTAATACAGCAAGCAGGATCGCCGTAATTATCAGCGGCCTAGATCGACGTGACATATTCCCTCCTGGCTATTCGTTATAAATGTTAGCGACCCAGTTTAGTTGCATTTTCAAACTCTTCCAGCTCAGCCTTATTGTGACGTCTGACCTGGCGTACCCGCCAAGCAGTGACTGTAAACAAGATGATGCTGGAAATAATTATCAAAGCCCAACCCATAGCGCCAATGCGAGTGGCGTTAATGGTGAACTCAGTGGGCTGACCGATTAACTCGCCGTCTGCCAACGCAAGTTGCGCCGTCAAACGCACTGGACCGTTAGCTTTAGATTGCGGACTAACTCTAAGAGTCAACTGATCGCGGCCAGCTACCGTTACTAATTGCGAATCAGCTATCTCTATGCGCTGGCTATTCGATGAGGTGAAAACAACCTTCACTTTTATTTGCTCAGGCATTGAGTTAACGATGGTAACTGGCAAAACGTTGTCTTTTTCAGCGGTAGTGACAGAATCTGTCACTCTGACCGCTAAAGCATTCGGATCATTGAGGGGGGCAGTCACCCCTAGAACTTGATTCAGCCAGCCGTTACGAGCCTGTTCGTCCTTAAAGTTGATAGACCAGAATCCAGAATGTAGATGAGTCAGGGTTTCTTTTAATTGCGAAAGTTGATCAGTCAACAACGCCCACTTCTCAACGCGCGAAGTTGCGTTGTCAAGCTCTTCGCTAAGCCCGGCAGCGTAGTTGGTGTCTAAAGTGGACGTCCATTGCGCCTGATTGGGGGTATCTGCACCCAAATTCTTAGAAACAGGGGACAGTTTTAACCAGGTGGGAGTGTGTGCAATGGTTTTAGCTGCCTGGGCTGAACGCACCAAAACGTTGACCGGATGGGCAGATAAGCCGCCGACTAATTGCTGGGCGCGTAGAGCGGTTAAGTCGGCAGGAGTAGTAGGAGCCTCGGTTATCGGCAAAATGGTGTTGCCGCTGGATGATATTCCACCACTGGTATCCAACAGATCAGCAGAAATGTTAGCTGCCAGCAGTGCAGAAACGTTCTTTTCGCTCAGCCCGCCAGAAATCTCGTCCGAGCCAGCCAGAGCTTGTGGAACAACAAACAACGGCAAATCTGAAGTTAGGTCGAGTGAATCTGTCCTGGTCGCGTCGTCGAGAGTGGCCTGGTCGCCGGCAGTAATCAACCCACCAACGTCAACGCAATTATAAAGGCTACGGTAGGCATTGGGTTTCTTGAGCCTGGCCTTCAATCTTTCGATCCAGGATTTAGCCTCAGGAGTGTCCAGCAATTTCACCTGATCTATGACGTTTGGGTCAACGATCACCCCAACATCCGGTTGTTCCGCTAATTTCAGTAGCGGTTCTAATGTCTCGTTGACTTGCTTATTCATGACATCGGTATCGAATAGTTTCGGTTGCGACTTCAAGAAAGACATGGAATCTATGGCAGGCGTGGTGGTCAACAGCACAGTAGTTGTTGTGGGTAGCTGCTGGGTCAGATCAGGGTTAGCTATTGCTAATCTGCTAGCACCAGCCAGAGTTCCAGAAGAAAACACCTCTACCCCAACGCGATATGCAGTATTTGTGTTATCCAACCACAAGGGGTCAACTGCCAACTGTGCATCCGTAGTGGCTAAAACCTTGAAGTTTCGAGTCTCACCAGGTGGTATTTCGCCGATGGTATAGGACGCTTGAGGCGCTTCGCTCAGAGCGCCGCCACGTCCAGCCGTCATCGCTAAATCGAGGCCATGAAATGTGGTTATTGGGGTTGCGTCCCGCCACAAGCTAGCGACCACGTCTTTAGCGCTAGTGTCACCCGAGTTGTGCACAGTGCCAGAAATAATCAAGTCACCCTTGTCAGCGAGCACTTGTGGAACGTCGGTGATAGTTACCTCTAGGGTTACTTCGTCGCCGTAGGACGCCAAACATATCGGCTGACACAGCGTCAAGACTACGATAAGCAAGCAGATTAGGCGATACTTCATGGATACCCCAATCTGGTTATCTTAGAGGCTCTGGATCCCCTAGAGCCCGCTTGTCATACCAGGCTAGCAAGAATGCTAGGAAAAGAATTACCAGAATGACGCCATAGCCGATAGTTACAGCCAAGATCCAACCAGAAGCGACGAATGAAAAGACGATAGCTGTCAACATAGCGTTGCCAATAGCTGTAGCGGTGCGTTCGCAGGTTTGTTTGACGCCACCAGCAGTGCCGCCGACCGCTGGCGTCAATTCCAGCATGGATAGTGTTTGGTTTGCTGAGTTGAAAGCGCCGACGCCTAAACCGCAAAGAATGAGACTTAAGGCCAGCCACCAATAGCTGATAGTAGGCATGAATTGAATCAAGATGATTGTTGTCGCTATGCCTGCCATATAAATTGCTAAGGCGTGCATGGTCATAGTGCGGCCTTTGCGCAGTACTGAACGCCCGGCAACCATTGCTGCCAATGCAGACGCGATCGCGTTTGGTAGCCCGATGGAGCCAGCCACTATGGCAGATGCACCTAAACCTTGTTGCAGAAATAACGCCAACAACACGAAAATGGAAGTGCCGCCAAGAAATTGCACGGTAGAAATAGCAGTCGCATTAGTGAATGATCGCGTTTTGAACAGATTTAGATTAACCATCGGTTCGCGTCCGCGCTTCAAATAATAATTTTCCCAACGAACCCAAATCACCATTAGCGCCACACCGATAACCAGCAGTGTAAAAGACACCAAGGTTTTAATCATGAACGGCAACATGACGCACAACACGCACAACGCCAAAATGATCATGCCTAGCGGGTCGAGATCCAATTTTTCGGTTCGTTTTAGCCCAGCTTTACGGTTAGCGATAATTTTGCGTTCATTCTCAAAGGGTAACCAAGCTAGAGCCAAACCGATAGCAGCCAAACCCAGGGGAAAATTCCAAATAAACGAGGCACGCCAACCCCAGTCAGGGTCGAGTATTTGGATGAGTAGCCCGGTAATCAGCGGTGCCACCGCTACGGCCACTGAAACTGTCAAACCGAATAGTGCGTTGGCGGTTGCTCTGGCTTGTCCCCGAAAATACTGGACGATCATCCCATTTGTTTGTGGTGCATATGCCCCCGCCCCCACTCCTTGTAGGAGCCGCAAAGTGTTCAGCCACATTGGGTCATCCACTAGCCCGCAAAGCAATGAGCAGACACTAAATATGGCGACCCCAGCAATATAGGTGACCCCGCGCCCAATGACGTCGCCGATTCGTCCAGCTGCGACCAAGAAAATGCCGAAACTAAGTGAATAACCAGACAGCAGCCATTGAATGTCTGAGGGCGTAGCGCCGATGGAGGATTGAATAGCGGGCAGGGCAACATTTACAGAGCTGACTGACATTAGCACCATGGCTAGGGGAATCAGCAGAACTATCATGATTTTTCGACGCGAAAATGTGCGGTCGACACCCTCAATGGTGATCACGTCATCATTACTCACGATTCACCTGCCTAAATTCCTAAGTGTTTTGTTGTTGCCACCAAGACAGCAAGGCCTGTTTTGCCGTTTCAGGGTCGAGGGGACCTTCGTCCAAGCGAAGGCTCAACAGATATTTGTATGCCTTTCCTACTACTGGACCAGGACCGACACCTAGAATTTCCATGATTTCATTGCCATCAAGATCAGGCCGGATGGCATCCAATTCTTCTTGAGCCATCAATTCGTCAATGCGGAATTCTAGTTCATCGTAGGCGCGTCTTAGCCGATCGGCTTTGCGTTGGTTACGGGTTGTGCAGTCGGAACGCGTCAAAATGTGCAGACGCTCCAATTGGTCGCCGGCATCGCGGACATAGCGGCGCACCGCAGCATCCGTCCAGCCATTCGAGGCTCCACCAGAAGAACCTTCGGCATAACCGTGAAAACGCAAGTGCAGGGCAATGAGTTTCGTTACTGCTTCGACTATGTCTTTTGAGTAGCGCAAGGCGTGTAACCGTTTACGCACCATTCTTGCGCCAACTACATCATGATGGTGAAAAGTGACCTTACCGTTTTCAAAGGCGCGAGTGCGCGGTTTGCCAATATCGTGCAACAGCGCGGCGATACGCACAACTAAATCTGGTTGGTGATTGGGGTTTGGCTTACCGTTCACATAATCGCGAGACTTTTCTAATGCGATTGCATGGTCTAGAACAGTTAATGAATGCTCGTAAACATCCTTGTGGCGCATGTGCTCGTCGCGTGTCAACCGCATCGCAGGCAATTCCGGCAAGACGCGGTCGGCCAGTGTCGACCAAACCAAAAGATCCAATCCGGCACGCGGATTGTCGGTTAACAGTAAC from Vaginimicrobium propionicum encodes the following:
- a CDS encoding DUF6049 family protein — protein: MKYRLICLLIVVLTLCQPICLASYGDEVTLEVTITDVPQVLADKGDLIISGTVHNSGDTSAKDVVASLWRDATPITTFHGLDLAMTAGRGGALSEAPQASYTIGEIPPGETRNFKVLATTDAQLAVDPLWLDNTNTAYRVGVEVFSSGTLAGASRLAIANPDLTQQLPTTTTVLLTTTPAIDSMSFLKSQPKLFDTDVMNKQVNETLEPLLKLAEQPDVGVIVDPNVIDQVKLLDTPEAKSWIERLKARLKKPNAYRSLYNCVDVGGLITAGDQATLDDATRTDSLDLTSDLPLFVVPQALAGSDEISGGLSEKNVSALLAANISADLLDTSGGISSSGNTILPITEAPTTPADLTALRAQQLVGGLSAHPVNVLVRSAQAAKTIAHTPTWLKLSPVSKNLGADTPNQAQWTSTLDTNYAAGLSEELDNATSRVEKWALLTDQLSQLKETLTHLHSGFWSINFKDEQARNGWLNQVLGVTAPLNDPNALAVRVTDSVTTAEKDNVLPVTIVNSMPEQIKVKVVFTSSNSQRIEIADSQLVTVAGRDQLTLRVSPQSKANGPVRLTAQLALADGELIGQPTEFTINATRIGAMGWALIIISSIILFTVTAWRVRQVRRHNKAELEEFENATKLGR
- a CDS encoding MFS transporter, which translates into the protein MSNDDVITIEGVDRTFSRRKIMIVLLIPLAMVLMSVSSVNVALPAIQSSIGATPSDIQWLLSGYSLSFGIFLVAAGRIGDVIGRGVTYIAGVAIFSVCSLLCGLVDDPMWLNTLRLLQGVGAGAYAPQTNGMIVQYFRGQARATANALFGLTVSVAVAVAPLITGLLIQILDPDWGWRASFIWNFPLGLAAIGLALAWLPFENERKIIANRKAGLKRTEKLDLDPLGMIILALCVLCVMLPFMIKTLVSFTLLVIGVALMVIWVRWENYYLKRGREPMVNLNLFKTRSFTNATAISTVQFLGGTSIFVLLALFLQQGLGASAIVAGSIGLPNAIASALAAMVAGRSVLRKGRTMTMHALAIYMAGIATTIILIQFMPTISYWWLALSLILCGLGVGAFNSANQTLSMLELTPAVGGTAGGVKQTCERTATAIGNAMLTAIVFSFVASGWILAVTIGYGVILVILFLAFLLAWYDKRALGDPEPLR
- a CDS encoding CCA tRNA nucleotidyltransferase, producing the protein MTVPNNEQLRALTALLPAAETINSLGRVFSNAGHQLYLVGGSVRDALLGVLGHDLDFTTSAKPDETERLLRKVTNEIWQTGKQFGTISANLDAKPTPWQVEITTFRADSYHADSRKPDVKFGQSVEEDLVRRDFTVNAMALDVSAATTNGWRFVDPLGGFEDLADQIIKTPTKPQISFSDDPLRMMRAARFASQLGFQVNSETRDAMKSMAERIDIISAERVRDELSKLLLTDNPRAGLDLLVWSTLADRVLPELPAMRLTRDEHMRHKDVYEHSLTVLDHAIALEKSRDYVNGKPNPNHQPDLVVRIAALLHDIGKPRTRAFENGKVTFHHHDVVGARMVRKRLHALRYSKDIVEAVTKLIALHLRFHGYAEGSSGGASNGWTDAAVRRYVRDAGDQLERLHILTRSDCTTRNQRKADRLRRAYDELEFRIDELMAQEELDAIRPDLDGNEIMEILGVGPGPVVGKAYKYLLSLRLDEGPLDPETAKQALLSWWQQQNT